CCAAGGCTGCTGATCCAGCCTATCGTGGAGAATGCTGTCATTCACGGCATTGAACCGATGGAGGGCAGCGGTCACATTGTGGTTACAGGCATGGCAGTACAAGAACAAATCGATGGAAGGAACTTCACACGATACAGTCTGTTTGTCGATAACGACGGTGTTACTTTGACGGAGGAAGAGATCGCCGGTCTAGAACGGGAGATCAATGAACCGATGGGTGAAGAAATTGGCACGGGCACCTGGAATGTACACCAGCGGCTCATTACACGATATGGTCATTCTTCGGGGCTTCATTTTGGAGCGATCCCATATGGGGGTCTCAGTGTGGAAATACGATGGTTTGAGGAGGAATACCCTAATGATGAATCTAATGGTCGTGGATGATGAACATTCAGCGGTGGAATCGATTGCATCCTCCATACCGTGGAGGGAACATGGGATTGGACACGTATACAAGGCGTACTCGGTGAAAGAGGCATTACAGCAAATGACGGCACATCAGGTCCATATTATCATCACCGATATTCGTATGCCGGGCTTGTCCGGTCTGGATCTGGTAAGTCATATTCGGCAAAAGTGGGAGCGGACCAAATGTATCATTTTATCCGGACACGCGTCCTTTGATTATGCGAAGCAGGCACTCCGTCATGGAACAGTAAGTTACCTGCTGAAGCCCGTACGGGATGAGGAGCTGATCGAAGCGGTGCAGCAGGCCTCCGTCCAGATTCGGCTGGAGGGAGAGAAACAGTTGATGCATCAGCGCGCCATGTATTCGGTGAGGGAACATTTACCCGAGAAGCGGGCGGGATTAATGAAGGATGTACTGCTTGGACATAAATTTGCAGAGAGCGAACTTGTGGAGAAGCTGGAGCAATTGGAGATTGGATTCCGTCCCCAGGATAAAATGCAGCTGCTGCTCATCCGCTATGATGACCCACAGCCCACACACAAGGCATTCCGTCTGATGAAATACGCCATCTCCAACGTGGTGGAAGAAATTTTTGGCAGCAGCTATCATCTCTGCCATACGGATGATGCGTATGATGATCTCGTCTTCATGGCAAGTCCGAAACAGGCACAGTCTGAACCTGAACTGCTGATGGGGCGGCTCGGAGAACGGCTGCTTCACAGTGTGAAGCAGTATTTAAACGCCACCATTTCACTGTCAGTCAGCCGGATAGGCCGTTTTCCGGATCAGGTTCCACAATTATATCATCAGGCTGTAAGTGCCTTGCGCAAGCAGGCGGAAGCGGGCAAAGGACTGCATCTCAATGCGGCTGCCGACTCCCATGGAGCAACATTGAAATCACTTTCGGCGCTCTATGAGCCACCCGGACTGACCGCACTGCTGGAAGCAGGACGGATGGAGGACGCGAGTAACAAGATTGATTCGATTTTCGCCGAGTTATCGGATAGTGTGTTCCCGGAGCATGTCTATGTTGCTTTTCACTATCTCGCAGCAGCCTTCTCGTACATGGCTCATCGGGAGGGCAGGCAGTTGTCCGATGTCCTCGGTGAGCAGTATCAGCAACTGTTGAAGGACGGCTACGGCGTGTCACTTCGGAGTCTGGAAGCCTGGACCCGTAGCGTGATGGAACAATGGGCTCGAAGCACAAAGGACACAGGCCAGGAAAATGGATCGAACATGATCAGACAGGTCCAGCAATGGATTGACCACCATCTGGGCGAAGATCTTTCCTTGCAGGTTATAGCCGGGGAAGTGCATCTGCACCCGGTTTACTTGTCCAAAATGTATAAACAATCGACGGGTGAAGGCATCAGTGATTACATTATCCGTTCCCGAATGGAACGTGCTGTTCACTTGCTGAAGCACACGGCTATGAAGATTTATGAAGTCGGTCAGGAAGTGGGATATAACAATACCCCTTATTTCATTCAAGTCTTCCGCAAACATTATGGCCTGACCCCGCAGGATTTTCGGAACGGTTAACAAATCAATATGAACATTGAAATTGTGATATATGTTTGCTTCCCCGGCTGCACTATCCTTTTCATGTAAGGGCATTCAAAGTGATTGAGGAGGGGTTTCATGTATAGAAAAATGATGACTGCATTGCTTGCACTGACGATGGTTGCCGTAACGGCATGCAGTTCGGGGGCAAAGGAAGAACCATCCAAGGAAGCGGCTGCGCCACTTGCGCTGCAAGACGGTAAGTATGAACCTGCGGTTCAGATGAGCTATTTGCGAGCCTGGAATGATGATACAAAGTTCAAGAACGGAGAGACTGCACAGAACAACGTGCACACCAAATGGGCCAAAGAGCGTCTGGGCATCGACCTGACCACGCCTTGGGCTGTGTCCGTGACCAATGATGCTTTTTATACGAAGCTTCGTCTCTCCCTGTCGGCTAACGAGGAGATGCCGGATATCGTCTCCATCCGTGGGGACTACAATCTGGTGCGTGAGTTGATTGAGTCGGGTAAATTCGCCGATGCAGGTGAACTGTTCGACAAGTATGCATCCGACACATGGAAAGGGGCTGCTGAATCCGCACCGGAAGAGTGGTACCCGTACATGTATGAAGGCAAACGGTATGGTATTCCGATCTTTGACTATGCTTACAACGGCGACCCGGTTATGTTTATCCGTGAAGACTGGCTGAAGAAGCTGGGACTGGAAGAACCCAAAACGATCGATGAGCTCGTGACGGTGATGGATGCATTTACGAATCAGGACCCGGATGGTAACGGTAAAAAGGATACGTACGGTCTGACGGTCGGCATGAAAAATGCCCTCAATACCTGGATGACTGAATCCGGCTGGATCTTCGGCATGTACAACACGATGCCAGGACAGTGGAATCTGAATGCAGAAGGAACACTGGAATACGGCTCGGTTCAACCGGGTGTGAAAGAAGGACTTGCAACGATGAAAGACTGGTTGTCCAAAGGCTATCTGCCGAAGGAAGCCGGCGTATATGATGAGATCAAGGCAGCTGAACTGTTTACAGCAGGCAAAGCCGGAATCATTGTGGGACCACACTGGATGCCGAACTGGCCGATCGATGATGTGAAGAAAAATGTGGACGGCGCTACCTACAAAGCCATTGCCCTGCCAACCGGACCGACTGGCGAGAGCCATCACCACGGTTCAGGTGCCAGCAACGGGGTTGTGTTGATCAACAAGGATATGGCAAACCCAGAAATTTTCTTCACATATCAAAATTATTTGTTCGATAACTTCGCTAATCCAGAAGTGGGTGGGGAGTTCGAACATGGCTTTGCCCAAGGATATGACTTTGATATCGTAGATGGTAAAGTGCTTGGTGAAGCTGAAGTGAAAGATGGGGTATCCCCCCTCAAATACACAATTACGTATGACGGTGCACGGATTCCGAACCTGATGATGGATACATTGGCAGAACTCGCTACAGGCAAGCAGCCTGAAACACCATTTGAGAAAAATACAAAAATTGCCAACAAACCTGAAGTGTTCGCTGCGGCTCAAGTCGTGGTAGCTCATAAGGATGATGCAATCAAGAACAAATTCACGGGTGCACCGACGGATACGATGAAGATGAAAAAAGATGCACTCGACAAGTTGGAGAAAGATACGTTCAGCAAAATCATTTATGGTCAGATTGGCATCGATGAATTCGACGCGTTCGTAACGAAGTGGAAATCCATGGGTGGCGATCAAATCACAACGGAAGTCAATGAATGGTTCAAAACAGTCAATTAATACCGTGAATGGTTTACGAGATGAATCATACTAAAGTAATACAAGAAGGAAGAAGTATTTCGTAAATACACCGGATTTGGGCGGGAAATCGCCTGAATTCCGGTGTTTTTATTTTGCGTGGGGGATGCATAGACATGTATGGAAGAGCTTATCCATTCATTTCTTGACGTACAACCGTACGTAAGACTTATTGTTTCGCAGATGCGCGAGAGAGTAGAATAATAAGTAATATACGAACATCAATACGTATTTTTAGCATAGATGGTTTGAGCAATGATCTGATTAATGGGAAGGCGGTCGAAGCATGAGTACACGCTATGATCAGGCAATGGAAGAGATGATTGAGGTAATTGAACAATGGTTTGATGAACAGTTGAAGCGGGAAGACCTGGAAAAGGCAGTGAAGCGAACAACGCTGCAAATGGGAATCTTTAATGATATTTTGCTGGATTACAGACCTGGACGGACTACGTTAGACAGTGTGGACCTTGGATTGGATGAAGGATTGAAATCAAAGAATGCAGGCCCATTTACCGAGGAACAGGTGCGGAATGAAATTCAGCCCAAGCTTATAGAAGTGGTTCAAGGAAAATTAGACAAGCTGGCGGATACACCCTTGATCGACTATCGGTTTACCTTTCGCGGGAAATTCCCAACGACAGAAGGAAAGCTGCAAGTGACCATGCTCGAATATATCAACGAAGGGAAAAGGCAGCAGTTGCTTGAGCGCATTCATACATACGTAGACCAAAAGCTGCTGAATGGTACATATCCAACAAAGCCGTTGGAATCCTTTTTTTTGACGCGTCACCTGCTTGACCCGAAATTGTTCCCTGAACTGGACGTAGCGTGGACTATAGCGCAATATGATCGTATTCAGGAGTTAAATAAAGGACGTCAGGAAGCCCTGGCGGAGCATCGTGGTGATATTATTCGCGCAATAACGTCATGGGCAGAGCATTATTTTTTGCCACGCTACTTTGATGTACAGCCTTCTGCGTACAGCACCAATGTATATACACTTAAGCCAGGTGCTTCTTTGGAGGAGGACCAGCTTCAGAGTGAGCATGGGCATCATGTGGTACAGCCTATTGATCTGCTGCTGTATGCAGCCGTGATGATTCTTCGATATGAGCCTAGTTACAGTAAACCGAAAGGCCTCAACTTCCTGGAGCTGGCGAAACAGCTTGGCAGTAACCGAGCAGCGCGCATGATGACGGAAGGTAGCGGAACCTATGCCAAGGAAGATATCTATTTGAAAAATGAGCATGTGGAATGCACAGCCAACGATGTGTTCTCGATCATTACCATCATCATTCGCAAGGAAGAAGCAGCTGCCTACGAACAAGCCATTGCTTTTATCACCCGTTTGCTGAAGCAGGGTTTCCCCAAGAGTTACAAGATCAAGCTCAAATCCAGCGTGAAGCAGTATCTGCCTATTAAAGGTCTCGCGAAGTCGGATACGCATCGATTTTTCGCAAACCTACTTGAGTACCCGGAGCTGCATCCGCTGCTTGAAGAATATGCACGTGCAGCAATCGAAGAGTTCGAATTTTATGCGGATACAGAGGGTGAAAAGAACTGTATGCCAGGCAGTTACGCAACCTTCGGACTTGGACTGGCAGATGAACGGTATTTCCCGTTGGTTGAATATTACATGGGAGAAGTGGATGATGAGCACCAGTTGGTACAGGATAAATTCACCGCTGCCTTTGCTGAGACACAAGGTGTAACGGCAAGCACGGTACCTGCATTAGTTGCCTGTTTGCTTCGTTCTACGGATTCTTTGAAGCTGAAGATTCAGCCAGAGTTGGAGAATGAGGATAAGCTTGAACTTTTGGTCCAATCGTTGCATGGGATGGAAACCTATGAAGTGGAGCGTGTGCTGTATCCGATTTGGGGGAAGGTAGAGAAGCTTGCAACGCTGGCACGCAAGGCGGATGGTAGACGGAAAGAGTTGCTGCTAGAGCTGTTAAAAGCTGCAGGGAAATAAGGATATATCCGTGAGGACTTTTCAAGGTTAATGTGATGTATGAGGATACAGGTAAAGGTGGGTGAGTATATGGGGCCATTGAATCGGGATGCATGGAAAGGCTTATCTGCTCAGGAAAAAGAGAAGCGGCTGCGTGATTTGGTCAATCATTTTCCCAAAGGTATGAAGTATGAGGGATTGGAGACATTTGAACGATTCGGTCAGCGAATCGAGACAGGTGTATTTTCGTATGATGAGCAGCGATTTGTGTTTGTGCCTGGTGATCGGGTGACACTTGGATGGGATCGTTGGCAGGATGGGATGAACGAGGAGACTTCCTCAGATTTTCTGGAGACGGTCAGTGAGTATGGTGTGGAGGATGTGGATTCTTTTTTAAGTAGCCAGATGTCTCCGGTTAGGGACGTGCACATTGCTCCCATGCTGGTGGAGTGCAGCAGCCATTCCCTTGGTTGGATTGAAGTGACGGAAGCTGAAGCGATGGCGCAGGAGAATGCCTATTTTGCAGAAGAATTGGAGAAGTTTAAGTTGTCCGATCTGAACCAGTATGAACTGCATCAAGAGTTCCGTCTGGTTCGTCAAAATGAGGCAGTACAGATATTTTGGTTCAATGAAGATTTGACGCTGGAGTACCTCATCGATGAAGAAGAAAAAGCAGGTTTTGGTTTGCTTACTGAAGATGAGTGGGAGTATCTGTACGGAGGGGGCTGCCGCACGTTATTTCCATGGGGAGACAGCTTCGACTACACGTTGAAATTGAAGCATTTTGGAAGCCTCGAAGAGGTGGAGGGAATTGTGGATGAATCGATAGAGCCGGACCCTTCCCTATTCGTCGAGAATGACCGTCCGTATGATTTGGAGCTGCCCAACTTTTTTGGTGTCCAGTTTGCTGGAGATCCCTATAATTATGAGCTTACGCTTGATGGATCTGGAAACATGATGCCCAAAGGTGGCGACGGTGGCGCGATGATCTGTGGTGGGATGGGACCGTTGGTCGGCTTCCTACCGGCTGCGGCCGTATACTATCGTGATGGTAATGCAGGTGAGTTGGACTGGGAGGATATGATCGATTACATGAACTATCGGAGAGTGATTCGTTTAACTGACTTGGCAAGGGAATTTTGAGTGTTAATAAATTAGTAAGGGTACAGCAGCATTTGCTGTGCCTCTATTCATTTTTTGGGTAAATATAATCAGGTTGATCATCCCAATATCAGGAGCGTGGGCGCATTGAGCACAGCTGCATATCCTTTTACAATAAAATGATAGACTTTTACATAACATGTTCAATCTTATATTAAGGAAAAGGGGAATGACTTTGCCTTCATATACATCGTTTGAATGTTCTGGCCGAGAGGCCTTGTTTCTGTTTCAACTGATGAATATTCCCGAAGCAGAACAGCTTCTCCGGGATCTCAATAATCCTTCCTTGGAGGGTGAGCAGGCGGAGGGTATGTATAAACAAGTTGTTAACCGTCTGGTTAAAGATAGTGTCATTGAAGTAGAGGATGGGCAAGTCACTATAGATCGGCAAGTACATAACCTGCTGATGGGGTGTAAGCTCAGTAGTGCAGTTATCCGGCTTGAACTGCATATCGTGGATGGTGAATCGTCCGTGACTTATGGTTTTTTATCAGGCATGCAAATTGTGGAATGGGTATGGATGCCCGCACGGGATCAGGCGGTACTGTCTTCTTTCAAAGAATTACAGGATCTGTTCCAACTCATGGGGAACCGGATTGAGTTGCCCAATACGGCAGAGGAAATGTTGCGCACAGCCATTCAGGCAGAAACGTTGCAGCAA
Above is a window of Paenibacillus sp. E222 DNA encoding:
- a CDS encoding response regulator, with protein sequence MMNLMVVDDEHSAVESIASSIPWREHGIGHVYKAYSVKEALQQMTAHQVHIIITDIRMPGLSGLDLVSHIRQKWERTKCIILSGHASFDYAKQALRHGTVSYLLKPVRDEELIEAVQQASVQIRLEGEKQLMHQRAMYSVREHLPEKRAGLMKDVLLGHKFAESELVEKLEQLEIGFRPQDKMQLLLIRYDDPQPTHKAFRLMKYAISNVVEEIFGSSYHLCHTDDAYDDLVFMASPKQAQSEPELLMGRLGERLLHSVKQYLNATISLSVSRIGRFPDQVPQLYHQAVSALRKQAEAGKGLHLNAAADSHGATLKSLSALYEPPGLTALLEAGRMEDASNKIDSIFAELSDSVFPEHVYVAFHYLAAAFSYMAHREGRQLSDVLGEQYQQLLKDGYGVSLRSLEAWTRSVMEQWARSTKDTGQENGSNMIRQVQQWIDHHLGEDLSLQVIAGEVHLHPVYLSKMYKQSTGEGISDYIIRSRMERAVHLLKHTAMKIYEVGQEVGYNNTPYFIQVFRKHYGLTPQDFRNG
- a CDS encoding extracellular solute-binding protein, producing MYRKMMTALLALTMVAVTACSSGAKEEPSKEAAAPLALQDGKYEPAVQMSYLRAWNDDTKFKNGETAQNNVHTKWAKERLGIDLTTPWAVSVTNDAFYTKLRLSLSANEEMPDIVSIRGDYNLVRELIESGKFADAGELFDKYASDTWKGAAESAPEEWYPYMYEGKRYGIPIFDYAYNGDPVMFIREDWLKKLGLEEPKTIDELVTVMDAFTNQDPDGNGKKDTYGLTVGMKNALNTWMTESGWIFGMYNTMPGQWNLNAEGTLEYGSVQPGVKEGLATMKDWLSKGYLPKEAGVYDEIKAAELFTAGKAGIIVGPHWMPNWPIDDVKKNVDGATYKAIALPTGPTGESHHHGSGASNGVVLINKDMANPEIFFTYQNYLFDNFANPEVGGEFEHGFAQGYDFDIVDGKVLGEAEVKDGVSPLKYTITYDGARIPNLMMDTLAELATGKQPETPFEKNTKIANKPEVFAAAQVVVAHKDDAIKNKFTGAPTDTMKMKKDALDKLEKDTFSKIIYGQIGIDEFDAFVTKWKSMGGDQITTEVNEWFKTVN
- a CDS encoding DUF6138 family protein, which gives rise to MSTRYDQAMEEMIEVIEQWFDEQLKREDLEKAVKRTTLQMGIFNDILLDYRPGRTTLDSVDLGLDEGLKSKNAGPFTEEQVRNEIQPKLIEVVQGKLDKLADTPLIDYRFTFRGKFPTTEGKLQVTMLEYINEGKRQQLLERIHTYVDQKLLNGTYPTKPLESFFLTRHLLDPKLFPELDVAWTIAQYDRIQELNKGRQEALAEHRGDIIRAITSWAEHYFLPRYFDVQPSAYSTNVYTLKPGASLEEDQLQSEHGHHVVQPIDLLLYAAVMILRYEPSYSKPKGLNFLELAKQLGSNRAARMMTEGSGTYAKEDIYLKNEHVECTANDVFSIITIIIRKEEAAAYEQAIAFITRLLKQGFPKSYKIKLKSSVKQYLPIKGLAKSDTHRFFANLLEYPELHPLLEEYARAAIEEFEFYADTEGEKNCMPGSYATFGLGLADERYFPLVEYYMGEVDDEHQLVQDKFTAAFAETQGVTASTVPALVACLLRSTDSLKLKIQPELENEDKLELLVQSLHGMETYEVERVLYPIWGKVEKLATLARKADGRRKELLLELLKAAGK